The following coding sequences lie in one Sorghum bicolor cultivar BTx623 chromosome 6, Sorghum_bicolor_NCBIv3, whole genome shotgun sequence genomic window:
- the LOC110436466 gene encoding uncharacterized protein LOC110436466, translated as MPRRGKSSKPSYGRTTGSPYIHKPLPSGVPVPMCFCGDPCKVEISEDEETYRQRYWMCSNFAWEPTPKQRRSNFITPPPLCDFEQWIDTDIKESDKRLLQGLKEWDAERAEILEKRRREEAQKREHKEEEERRRVAAAREEREKKLQRVRRAKAAMDENPDSERKGKWPCCTQ; from the exons ATGCCACGTCGTGGAAAAAGTAGCAAACCAAG CTATGGCCGGACGACCGGGAGTCCGTACATCCACAAGCCGCTTCCTAGCGGTGTTCCAGTACCTATGTGCTTTTGTGGTGATCCTTGCAAGGTAGAAATTTCGGAAGACGAGGAAACCTATCGGCAGAGGTATTGGATGTGTTCCAATTTTGCCTGGGAGCCTACGCCAAAACAACGCCGCAGTAACTTTATT ACCCCTCCACCATTGTGTGATTTTGAGCAGTGGATCGACACTGATATTAAGGAGTCCGACAAGCGGCTTCTACAAGGCCTAAAGGAGTGGGATGCAGAGCGTGCAGAGATATTAGAGAAGAGACGTAGAGAGGAGGCTCAAAAGAGGGAGcacaaggaagaggaggaaagaAGACGTGTTGCTGCGGCTCGGGAGGAGAGGGAAAAGAAGCTTCAGCGTGTGCGCCGAGCGAAGGCAGCGATGGATGAGAATCCAGATTCCGAGAGGAAGGGAAAGTGGCCTTGTTGCACTCAGTAG